Proteins from a single region of Ischnura elegans chromosome 2, ioIscEleg1.1, whole genome shotgun sequence:
- the LOC124153196 gene encoding uncharacterized protein LOC124153196 produces MPSNCSKCGLSVKRGVGISCGTCSDLYHPACQSVYQEDLRTLEDLQKVWSCRKCQDMIRSTRGDDTPIRTLSTVTPNTPEMSASELRSLFAVINEKLDALIADQTALSHKVSENSDMLSGLTVKLHAIEKELSNVTGLVNELQEKVFDLEVKLNRNEQERLKNSVEIRGVPLTTDEVLQSIVLKISTALNVNMSAEDIDGVFRPRPRQASSINSRPPPIIVRFLRLHKRDELITKRRVRKELNVNDIGLASNLPLLQQTIYIDEALTPFNRKLFAIARDLKKKGKVKFVWVRNGNILVRQSEGAPVVVISTQKDLDRFL; encoded by the coding sequence ATGCCGAGCAACTGCTCTAAGTGTGGTCTCTCTGTTAAGCGCGGCGTAGGTATTTCCTGTGGTACATGCTCCGACTTATATCATCCGGCCTGCCAATCAGTCTACCAAGAAGATCTGAGGACTCTGGAGGACCTCCAGAAGGTTTGGAGTTGTCGGAAGTGCCAGGATATGATCCGGTCAACACGTGGTGATGATACCCCAATTAGGACCCTATCAACTGTAACACCTAACACACCAGAGATGTCAGCTTCGGAGCTCCGATCCCTGTTCGCAGTGATCAATGAGAAGCTGGATGCTCTGATTGCAGACCAAACTGCACTCTCtcataaagtaagtgaaaacagTGACATGCTAAGTGGTCTTACAGTGAAGCTACATGCCATCGAGAAAGAATTATCAAATGTCACTGGTTTAGTAAACGAACTTCAAGAAAAAGTGTTTGACCTTGAGGTTAAGTTGAACAGAAACGAACAAGAGAGACTCAAAAATTCGGTAGAGATAAGAGGGGTGCCGCTGACCACTGACGAAGTCCTCCAAAGTATTGTCCTAAAAATAAGCACTGCCCTTAATGTGAATATGTCAGCTGAGGATATAGATGGCGTGTTTCGGCCAAGGCCAAGACAAGCTAGCTCAATTAACTCTCGTCCACCTCCAATCATTGTTCGGTTTCTCAGACTGCATAAAAGGGACGAACTGATAACCAAACGTCGGGTTCGGAAAGAACTTAATGTTAATGATATTGGCCTAGCGTCTAATCTTCCTCTTCTCCAACAAACAATCTATATCGACGAGGCCCTCACCCCATTCAATAGAAAACTCTTCGCCATAGCTAGAGACCTCAAAAAGAAGggaaaagtgaaatttgtgtgggtgagaaatggaaatatcctGGTTAGACAGTCGGAGGGAGCTCCCGTAGTAGTCATATCCACACAAAAAGACCTTGATCGTTTTTTATAG